Within Bremerella sp. JC817, the genomic segment TGCCACTGCTGGCTGACTTGCTGCCGGTGGTCGACAACCTGCAGCGTGCCCTCGAATCGGCAGGCACCGGCGAACAAGCTGGCGGCATTGTCGAAGGGATCAAGATTGTCGAAAAGCAACTTGTTGAAGCGATGAAGAAGCGTGGCTGCGAGGCGATCGAAGCACAAGGCCAACCTTTCGATCCGAACCTGCACGAAGCGATCATGCAGCAGCCGAGCGCCGACGTCGAACCGAACACGGTTCTGCACGTCGCCCAGGTCGGCTACAAGATGTACGACCGCGTCGTTCGTCCGAGCCAGGTGATCGTTTCCAAGGCTGCCGAATAAATCGATCCCATCGCCTCTTTCACTCCCCAGAGGTTGGGGAGTGAAAAGTTCGGCAAGCCGTGACGGCGGCGGCTGAGTATAATGGCGTTAAGAAACCGTTTCCCAAGGCCCGTGTAAGGTTCTTCCGACCATGCCAACCTACGAATACCAGTGTGATGCTTGCGATCACAAGTTCGAGGAATTCCAGTCGATTTCGGCCGATCCACTGACCAAGTGCCCAGAGTGCAAGAAGAAGAAACTGCGTCGGCTGTTCAGCACCGGTGGTGGTCTGCTGTTCAAGGGCTCAGGCTTCTATATCACCGACTATCGCAGCGATTCGTACAAGAAGAGTGCCGACAAGGGCTCCAAGAGCAGCGATTCGTCAAAGTCGTCGTCATCCAAGAGCGACTCGAAGCCAAGCAGTTCGTCCTAGAACACGCTCGCGCGTTTTGAGAAGGAACCTCCAATGGCAACACTCCGCTGTCCCACGTGCGGCCATGGATTCGACAGTCAATTTACGCCGGCGATGCCCTTCTGTAGCGAGCGCTGCCGGCAGATCGATCTGGGACAATGGTTGGACGAAGAGCACTCGCTTCCGGTCGATATCGATAAACACCTCGAAGAACAGGCCAATCGTCCTCCGGAAGATCGCTTCGACGACGATGAAGATTCGTTGTAGTGACGTTTTACTGCAACTAATCTCCGCCTATAATTCTGGCTTGATATTTCCCGCAGGCCAAAGGAGTTAGCTGCATGTCGGAGGAGCGCGGTCTACTGCGAGCCATTTCTTGGCACGAATCGTTTCCTTGGTTGGTCCTCTTCCGGGCAGCCTTAATCGCCTTCTACCTGCGGGTCCTGTTTCTGGCCTACCTTGGCGTCTGCGTCTTGGGACTTGGCATTTGGATTGGAAGCCACCTGTTTGGTAGCTTTCCACCGGAAGCCGCTGATACGCTGGCCATTGAAGCCCCAACCGATATCTTCGGGGTCTTCCGATCGGGCCTCGTGTTTCACAATCCCTTTGGCGGCGTCTTCCCCGCTCACACATTCCGCGGGTTCGTGGCCTTCATCTTTTATGCCCTGTGGTATGTCGCCACGTTTGCGATCTTTGGCGGTGCGATTGCTCGCATCGCGGCGATGGAGTTTTCGGTCAACGATCGCTGTGGCATGAAATCGGCACTGAGCCATTCGCTGCGCAAATTCCTCGGCTACTTCCTTTCGCCGCTGTTCCCCCTGATCGGGGTGGCAATGCTGATGCTGATCATCTTGCTGTTCGGCCTGGTCAACTGGCTTGGTGCCTGGGCGGCGATTGTGACTGGCATTTTCGGTTTCATTGCCGTGATGGCTGCCTTCGGAGTTGCTCTGTTGTTGGTGCCTTTGATGCTGGGCTGGCCACTGATGTGGGGAGCGATCAGCACCGAGTGTTCCGACCACTTCGACGCCTTAAGCCGAAGCTACGCCTATGTCACCCAGCGTCCGTTCCATTATTTGTGGTATGTCTGCGTCGCGATTGTTGCTGGAATCGTCGGACATTTCGCCATCTGCTTGTTTGTCGGCGTCGCTTTGACCGCCCTGACGACGGGTCTGCACTGGGGGCAAGGCCTCGACCAAACCGTCGCCATCATGGATCACTCGGTCTCGGGACCGGTCTGGCGATTCTGGTTTCACTGCATGAATCGCCTGGTAGGTGCCTACGACTTCGGCTACTTCTTCGCCGTGTTCGCCGGGATTTACTTGCTTTTGCGGCGCGACGTCGATCAGGCGGAAATGGACGAGATCGTCCTGGATGAAGATCAGCCTCGTTTCGCCATGCCTGCCCTCAACAAAGATCTGGGGGAAGGCACCGAGGACGCTCCAGAAAGTTCGGACGAAAGCTAGTCCGGACGGTTCCGCTTACGAAGCAGGTTCGGCCAATTTCACCAGAACAGCGCCGACCTGCTGATGGAACTGACCATTGGTCATCACCTCGGCGCCTGCTTCTTTGGCGGCCGACAGCAAATCGACTTGCACATGCGGACCATGCACCAAGATGCGAAGGTCTGGATGGGAAGCTCGAACTTCTTCGATCGTGCTGATCGCATCGCGAGCCGGCGGATTCAAATCGACGATCAAAGCGGTTGTCTCGGCATCGATCGTTTCGAGAATACCCCGTTTCGAGGCAATCACACGGACCGGAATGCCTTGAGCTTTGGCAGGACCGGTGACGCGAGAGTTCGACATCAAGTCGGCAGTGAAATAGAGAATCAACGTATTACCTGCAAGTTCTTCTAAACAGCCGAAGGGCCACGTTCTTTGCCGCCGATCTGAATGACCTGTTCGATGGGAAGCACGAGAATCTTCCCATCGCCAATGTTCCCTTCCTGACCAGTTCGAGCCACGTTTTCAATGATGGCCAAGGTCTTTTCCAGGAAGTCGTCGTTCACGGCAACTTCGATGATCACCTTTCGCAGCAGATTCGTTTGGTATTCGATACCACGAAAGGTCGCCGTCTGACCACGTTGCCGCCCGTATCCTTCCGCATCAAAAACGGTCAGGCGTTCGACGGCCATCTCGGACAATGCCGTACGGACACTATCGAGCTTGGTTGGCTGAATCACGGCGACAATCAGTTTCACGCGGGGCTCCTTCTGAATCGAGGGATGGAGATACCCAACTTTCTACCAGAAGTGCCCGGCAGCCCGCCAGATGGCCGTTAGTTTGCGGTCTTTGTCACGTGGCGATCGGCGAAGTCCATGTAGCGTTGCCAATCGAGGGTGGTGACGTCGTGCTTGCCAGGGCGGATCACATACCCCAATCGGCTGAGAACGGGCTCGTTGACCGCAGGCATCTTCTCGACGCCCATCCCTTCAACACCAAGCAGCTCGTAAACCGGGCTCGCGTAGTGTCCCGAGAGGAACTCGCCATGCGGATCGGCCCAGCGATCTTCCTCGGCACTGCAAATCAGGCAAGGGCGTGGCGCGATCAAGGCAATCAGCTCGTGCTGATCAACCGGACAGGCATCTTCATTGTGGTTGTACTGCACGAAGTTATCGCAGAACCAATGGGGAAACGACGTGTTGATCCGCTGAACCGATTCGCCAAATCGACGACGCGACAGTGCCGCGCCGCCACAGCCCGAGTTGTTCGAGATGACCGCGGCAAAACGAGGATCGGTAGCACCGGCCCATAAGGCCGTCTTGCCGAGACGCGAATGCCCCAGCGAGATCACTTTCTCGCCGTCGACTTCCTCACTTTCTTGCAGATAGTCGAGTGCTCGGCTCATTCCCCACGACCATGCAGCGATGCTCCCCCACTGGTCCGCCTTCGGCTTGGTTTGCCCCTCGGCGTTGAAGTAAGGATGAATGCCGTTCTGAAATCCGTCGTCGAAGTCAGGATCGATGTCGCCATAGTAAGCGGTTGCCACCCCGTAGCCACGTTCCAGAATCGTTTCGATCGGCCAACGCCCGCTGCTCGTGCCACGCATCTTTTCCGAGGCTTTGTGCCCAGAAATACCTTTGTCTTTGTTGTCGCGTAGCCAACTGGTTGGCAGCATCACCGCGGGGTCGTCGGTAACCGTCGCGTTGCCATAGAAGCTGAGCATCAAGAACATCGGCACTGGCTTGTCGGTCTTTGGCAGGTAGACCAACAGGTTCAGCACCGGCCCCTCGGGATCGTTGGTCAATTGAATGGCAACCTGACGGCGGCGAGCCTTACCACCGAAGGCTTCGTCCGACGATTCGGTCACCTTGTACGAGATCTTCTCTGGGGCGGCCGGCGCCTTGCCGTAAACATGGGTCTCGAACAATTGAATCAGGTAAGGCCGCTGCGTGGAGTTCCATGCTTCGGCAGTCTCAATCTTTTCGCCATTAGGACCCACCAACGGATCAGGCAACGTGAACGGCGGAACCTTGGCTTCATCGTAAATGACGACTTCTTGCTGGGCAGGCAACATCGAGGTGACCGTCGTAACCAGAAACAGGCAGAAGAGGGGCGCGGAAACTCGCGGATAGCATCGCATGGGCAGGGCTCTAATCGAGGAGGAAATCAGCATGGTAGGAGGAATCGATCGCCCTATTCTAGCCACTCGATTGCCCCACCCCCAGCGGATTCCATTTGAAATGTGAACCCATCCCCACAAAATGGCTCTATTCAAGCAGGCAATGAAAAGGTGGAAATGCGAGTGAATGGGGCACAAAAACGCCGGTAACTACTGACAGCTTATCGACATTTTTCGTGCGAATTACCAAACCCTTCGTACCCCCTTAACAGAACTTACCTACAGTTCCGTTGCCCACCCAGATCCGGCGATAGGAATGCCCGTGAAATGTTGGCGTTGATGGTCGGAACTGTGTTATGTTGAAAGGCTTACTCGCCGGAACACCCGACGCGACCGCGGAAGGTGCATCCAGCGCACGCCCTTCCTAGCCCCATTGATCACATCAATTGCTAATCGTTACGCGGTAGCCGTGGCTCGGTGGTACGAGTTCTTTCTGCTTCAGCAGAAAGAGTTTTCGGTTCGAATCCGATCGGCTGCCTTCCAAACGAGGGAGAAATCAGATTCATGTCGGCCCTATTGGAGCGGCCCACGCTAGTTCTCAACCGTAACTGGCAGCCTGTCGGTGTCGCGTCGGTGGCTCGATCGTTGACGCAGGTCTTCTGCGGAACCGCTCGTGTTGTTGATCCACACAGCTACCAGCTGTTGACGTGGGAGGACTGGTCGCGTTTGGCCCCTGGCAAGGACGAGCCCTTCATCTCTTCCCAGTTGCTGAAGATCCGAATTCCGGAAGTCGTTTCGCTGGTGAACTACGATCGCATCCCGCGGAACACGGTGACGTTCAGTCGTCGCAACGTGTTCAAGCGAGATCAGTACACCTGTCAGTACTGCGGCTCGCGTCCTGGTAGCGAATACCTGACGATCGATCACGTCATTCCACGCAGTAAGGGAGGCGAATCTTCCTGGGAAAACTGCGTGTTGGCTTGCGTCGATTGCAATCATCGCAAGGCGAATCGTACGCCCGCCGAGGCTCATATGCCGATGCGGAAGGATCCGATTCGTCCGAAGTGGACGCCTGTCTACGCGGCCAGACGTGTAAGGATCGAGTCTTGGAGTAAGTTCGTCAGCGAAGCTTACTGGGAGACCGAACTCGAAAGTTAACAGGCCTGGATGACATCTCGTTATCGAGGCCTGTTTCTTTAGAGCCGCGCGCCACTAGTTACCCTTCCGCTCTGGAAATCCGTTGAATCCGATTTCCGGGGCGAACGGTCGCTGCGCGCTGCACGCTGGCAAAGAAACCGAGGTGCTCGTTCACGTTCGGCTGCGTTCGCCCTGTTTTGGCATCTTTGGCGTGGCACGGTTTCCACCGTTTTTCGAGGCGGATTTCTGCCGTGCCGACCATTAACATGTCGCCCACTTCCAGCGTGGCCAGGTCGATTCCCTCGACCGAGAGGTTTTCGCCCACGCTGCCAGCCAGAAAAGGCTCGGTGGCAGGCTCGAACCGCTGCAAGATCTCGAAATTGAACAGCGTAACCGCGCGTTTTGGCGCGAAGTGCTCGTCGTAACGGTGCCCATCCCCAACAAAGCCGTATGGGGTCAGCTCGGCCGATTCGACCGGCAGGCGTGGGATTCCGCCCGAAGACAGGCAGACGGCGACGACATGCCCCTCAGATATTTTCATGGGTAATCACCGTAAATGCTTCCAGCACCAATGTTTTCGCCCCAGCGGTGGTTGACGAAATGGGGGTCTGGCTTTTCTAATTTCAGGATTCGGTTCCCGCTCTGCGAGCTCCCTGTAACGAAGCCCCTGGCACTCACGAAAACGCCCGAAGGTTACCAATGCCCGAAGAACTCCTCGAATTGCCTCTGACGTCCGCCGGCTATCCTTTGGGTTTCGCCGACAGCATTGTAGCCACGGACGACGAGTACGACGAAGACGCGGAAGAGGATTTCGACGAAGACGACTTCGATGACGATTTTGACGAAGACTTCGAGGAATTCGACGACGAAGCCCCTTCAGACGATGATTCGTTCGACGAAGACCTGATCGACGACGAAGACGAGGACGAAGATCTGGAAGGCGAATTCTTCGAAGATGACGAGGAAAGCGAAGACGACGAAGAAGAAGGTGACGGCAAAGAGGAAGAAGAAGGCGACGACGACTAGTCGCCGGTGGTGAACCCAGGCCAGCCGGATGGCGTCTGGCCTGGAGATGCCTGGTTCTTCGCTGGGAACAAAATCGCTTGGATTTATTGAGGGAGCATCTGGCTCCCTCGTTCATGAATCGCTCGAGGAAGATGAGATTCGATGTTTGAAAGCATCCCGCAGAATGTTTCTTTTCCGGACATGGAAACCAAGGTCCTCGAGTATTGGCAACAGAACCAGATTTACGAGAAGTCGCTCGACGCTCGTAAGGGAAGCCAGCCGTTCGTCTTTTACGAAGGGCCACCAACCGCCAACGGCATGCCTCATCCTGGCCACTGCCTGACGCGTGCCATCAAAGACGTCTTCCCACGCTACCGCACCATGCGGGGCTATTACTGCGAACGCAAAGCAGGCTGGGACACGCATGGTCTGCCGGTCGAAGTCGAAGTCTGCAAAGAGCTCGGCATTCACTCCAAGGAAGAGATCGAAAACTACGGCGTCGAACCGTTCATCCACAAGTGCCAGGCCAGCGTCTGGCGTTACATGCAAGAGTGGGAACGCCTGACGCAGCGTCTCGGTTTCTGGGTCAACCTGGAAGAAGCGTACGTTACCTACCACAAGAGTTTTGTTGAAAGCGTCTGGTGGTCGCTCAAAAACTTGTACGATCGCGGCCTGCTTTACCAGGGTCACAAGATCGTCTGGTGGTGGGCTCAAGGTGGAACCGCGTTGAGCAGCGGCGAAGTAGGCCAAGGCTATCGCAAAGTCGCCGACCCGAGCGTGTTCGTACGTTTCCCGCTTCTCGACGAAGAAAACATCGCACTGCTGGTTTGGACGACGACACCTTGGACGCTGCCAAGCAATCAGTTCGCCGCCGTTCATCCCGATCTGACCTACGCCACGGTCGAAGACGAGGAGTCGGGCGAAAAGCTGATCGTCGCGGAAGCTCTTGTGGAAACACTCGCCGAGAAAGCGAAGTGCAAATGGAAAGTTGTCTCGACCACCAAGGGTAGCCAGCTGCTGGGCAAGCGTTATCAACCGCCGTTCGACTACTACTACAAATCGCTCGGCGATACCGAAGGGTCGCTCAAGGCTGGTGGCAAGCAGCATGTCGCCTGGCGTGTCGTGGCCGCCGACTTCGTAACAACCGACAGCGGTACCGGCGTCGTCCATCAGGCGCCTGCGTTCGGTGAAGTCGACTACGAAGTTCTGGCCAACGAACGGGCACGCTTCGAAGAGGGGGAAGGCCCGTCGCTGATCTGTGCGGTCGGTCCTGACGGCAAGTTCACCGACGAAGCTCCCGACTACAAGGGACGCTGGGTCAAAGAAGCCGACAAAGACATCTCGCGCGAACTGAAAGAACGGGGCGTCTTGTTCCTGCTCGATCAGTATCTCCACGATTATCCCTTCTGCTGGCGAGCCGAAGAGGATCCGCTGATCCAGTATCCGCGTGAAAGCTGGTTCATCCGCACCACCAAATTCAAAGACCAGATGCTGGCCAACAACCAGCAGATCAACTGGCTGCCAGACCACATCCGCGATGGTCGTTTCGGCAACTTCCTGGAAAGCAACGTCGACTGGGCACTGTCTCGCGAACGTTACTGGGGCACGCCACTGCCGATCTGGGTTTGCGATGAAACCGGCAAAGCCGAAGCGATCGCCAGCTACGCCGAACTGGAAGCCAAGCCAGGTGCCGCTGGTTTCGACGTCTGGGAAAAAGCCAAGGCTGACAATCCCGACCTGGTCGAAGACCTGAAGATCCACAAGCCGTACATCGACGAGATCACCTACGACTCGCCGTTCGCCGAAGGTGCGCGAATGAAGCGTGTTCCGGAAGTAATCGACTGCTGGTACGACTCCGGTGCGATGCCATTCGCACAGTGGGGCTATCCGCACCAAGGGGAAAAGCACTTCGATGCCCAGTTCCCAGCCGACTTCATCAGCGAAGCAATCGACCAGACCCGTGGTTGGTTCTATAGCCAGCTGGCGATCAGCACCCTGCTGTTCGGCCAGGACGAAGAAGGCAAGACCGAGCCGCACGTCTATCCACATCCATTCAAGAACTGCATCGTCCTTGGGCTGATGCTGGGCGAAGATGGTACGAAGATGTCGAAGAGCAAGCGAAACTATCGCGAGCCGAACGAGATCTTCGACAAATACGGTGCCGATGCGTTGCGCTGGTATCTGTATGCCAACCAGCCGCCATGGACGTCGATCCGCTACAACGAACAGTCGATCAAAGACAGCATCCCTGAGTTCCTGCTGCGACTCTGGAATGTGTTCAGCTTCTTCGTGATCTACGCGAACATCGACGGTTTCGAGCCAGAAACCTCGGTCAGCGATCTCGACAAGGCACTCGCCGGCCATTTCGTTGGTGCCAAGGGCGCCCGTCCCGTCGAAGAGCGAGGCGAACTCGATCGCTGGATCCTGGGCGAATTGAACCGCACGATCCAAACCGTGACCGATCGGATGGACGCGTACGATAACTACAACGCTTGTGCCGCGATCAATCAGTTCGTGGATGGTCTGTCGAACTGGTACGTTCGCCGCAGCCGTGATCGTTTCTGGAGCAAAGACAAGGAATCGGCCGACAAGCTGGATGCCTACTGGACGCTGTACGAATGCTTGCTGACCACCTGCCAGGTGATCGCTCCGTTCGTGCCATTCCTCTCGGAAACGCTGTGGCAGAATCTGGCCAGCGTCTTTGGCGACAAGGCGAAGACCAGCGTTCACCTGTGCGACTTCCCCGCAGTCGACGAATCGGTCATCGATACGCAGCTCTCGCAGCGAATGGAGCTGCTGCGCGAGATCGCTTCGCTCGGCCGCCAGGCGCGCATGAACGAAAAGCTGAAGGTGCGTCAGCCTTTGAGCAAGGTAGAAGTCGTCCTCGCCGACGACACCCACGCCGAATGGCTCAAGTCGCACAACTCGATCTTGTGCGAAGAGTTGAACGTCAAAAAGATCGACTTCACCAAGGAAGCCGACGAGTACATCAACTACCAGATCCAGCCGAACTTCAAGCGTTTAGGCCCACGTGTCGGCAAGCTGATGCCTTCGGTCAAGAAGGTTCTCGGCCAGACCGACGCGGCGGCATTGCTGAATGCCCTGCAATCGGAAGGTGCGTTCACGCTGACGATCGAAGGCGAAGCCCTGACATTCGACAACGAAGACATCCAGGTTCGTCTGTCGGCCAAAGAAGGCTGGGCTGCCGCTCAAGGCAAGCTGTGCGTGGTCGTGCTAAACACTGAGCTCACCCCAGAGCTGATCCAGGAAGGCTACGTCAAAGACATCGTTCGCATGGTGCAAGACAAGCGGAAAGAGCTTGATCTGGAATACACCGCCAAGATCGAAGTTGCCGTGGTGACGTCGTCCGACGACGTGCAAGCCGCGGTCAAAGGTCATGCCGAGTACATCGAAGGCGAAACCTTGGCGACCTCGGTCGGCCTGGCGGCGATCGCCGGCGTCGAACCAAGTTCCACGACCATCGCTGACAGCGACGTCCAAATCTACGTGAAGCCTGTATGACGAAGCCTGCCACGACCTGGTCGAAGCACACGCCTGACAATCCACTGAAGATCGCCGTTCTGATCTCGGGTGGCGGCACGACGCTCCGCAACTTGCTCGATGCGATCGAGCAGGACAACCTTCCGCTGCAAGTCGTTCAGGTCATCTCCAGTAGCCACAAGGCGAAAGGGATGGCCTACGCCGAGCAAGGCAACATTCCGTACCAGGTGGTCACCGTGCAAGACCATCCTGAGATCGCCGACTTTTCGTCGGTGATTTTCGAGACCTGTCGCCAGGCAGGCGTCGAGCTGGTGGTGATGGGTGGTTTCTTGAAGCAGATCGCGGTGCCGGCCGACTTCGAGAACCGCGTCATCAACATCCATCCCTCGCTGATCCCTTCGTTCTGTGGTGCCGGATATTACGGAATTCGAGTTCATACGGCCGTCTTGGAATACGGCGCGAAGGTAAGTGGCTGCACGGCTCACTTTGTCGACGATCACTACGATCATGGGCCGATCATTGCCCAAAGCGTCGTCGACGTTCTCACGGACGACCGTCCTGAAGATCTGGCGGCTCGGGTCTTTGAGGCGGAATGTCGCCTTTACCCGAAAACGATCGCCGCCATTGCGGAAGGTCGCGTCACGGTCTCAGGCCGGACAGTCTCGGTTCAGGCTTCCAACTAACCGCTAGCAATGCCAAGGGTTACGCCTGCGCAGACCCTTTTGCTATCACTGCCGGTCCGTTAAACTCTACGCATTCGCCCTAGTCACCCGGCGAAAACAGATGGAGGGTTTCTTTCACCTAGTGACGAAATTCTTTCATCTTGACCAATTTTGAGCAGATGCGAGCGGTACTTCCTGTAAGGTTTATCCTA encodes:
- the grpE gene encoding nucleotide exchange factor GrpE, whose translation is MSADNPQNDPSQESTQPTGETQATEENVSADAYFSTSDDPIQQLKQDLVDAEKRVLLAQADLENFRKRMRREREDELKYANMPLLADLLPVVDNLQRALESAGTGEQAGGIVEGIKIVEKQLVEAMKKRGCEAIEAQGQPFDPNLHEAIMQQPSADVEPNTVLHVAQVGYKMYDRVVRPSQVIVSKAAE
- a CDS encoding zinc ribbon domain-containing protein, producing the protein MPTYEYQCDACDHKFEEFQSISADPLTKCPECKKKKLRRLFSTGGGLLFKGSGFYITDYRSDSYKKSADKGSKSSDSSKSSSSKSDSKPSSSS
- the yacG gene encoding DNA gyrase inhibitor YacG, which produces MATLRCPTCGHGFDSQFTPAMPFCSERCRQIDLGQWLDEEHSLPVDIDKHLEEQANRPPEDRFDDDEDSL
- a CDS encoding P-II family nitrogen regulator; this encodes MKLIVAVIQPTKLDSVRTALSEMAVERLTVFDAEGYGRQRGQTATFRGIEYQTNLLRKVIIEVAVNDDFLEKTLAIIENVARTGQEGNIGDGKILVLPIEQVIQIGGKERGPSAV
- a CDS encoding acetylxylan esterase; protein product: MRCYPRVSAPLFCLFLVTTVTSMLPAQQEVVIYDEAKVPPFTLPDPLVGPNGEKIETAEAWNSTQRPYLIQLFETHVYGKAPAAPEKISYKVTESSDEAFGGKARRRQVAIQLTNDPEGPVLNLLVYLPKTDKPVPMFLMLSFYGNATVTDDPAVMLPTSWLRDNKDKGISGHKASEKMRGTSSGRWPIETILERGYGVATAYYGDIDPDFDDGFQNGIHPYFNAEGQTKPKADQWGSIAAWSWGMSRALDYLQESEEVDGEKVISLGHSRLGKTALWAGATDPRFAAVISNNSGCGGAALSRRRFGESVQRINTSFPHWFCDNFVQYNHNEDACPVDQHELIALIAPRPCLICSAEEDRWADPHGEFLSGHYASPVYELLGVEGMGVEKMPAVNEPVLSRLGYVIRPGKHDVTTLDWQRYMDFADRHVTKTAN
- a CDS encoding HNH endonuclease, which translates into the protein MSALLERPTLVLNRNWQPVGVASVARSLTQVFCGTARVVDPHSYQLLTWEDWSRLAPGKDEPFISSQLLKIRIPEVVSLVNYDRIPRNTVTFSRRNVFKRDQYTCQYCGSRPGSEYLTIDHVIPRSKGGESSWENCVLACVDCNHRKANRTPAEAHMPMRKDPIRPKWTPVYAARRVRIESWSKFVSEAYWETELES
- a CDS encoding MOSC domain-containing protein; this translates as MKISEGHVVAVCLSSGGIPRLPVESAELTPYGFVGDGHRYDEHFAPKRAVTLFNFEILQRFEPATEPFLAGSVGENLSVEGIDLATLEVGDMLMVGTAEIRLEKRWKPCHAKDAKTGRTQPNVNEHLGFFASVQRAATVRPGNRIQRISRAEG
- the ileS gene encoding isoleucine--tRNA ligase, with product MFESIPQNVSFPDMETKVLEYWQQNQIYEKSLDARKGSQPFVFYEGPPTANGMPHPGHCLTRAIKDVFPRYRTMRGYYCERKAGWDTHGLPVEVEVCKELGIHSKEEIENYGVEPFIHKCQASVWRYMQEWERLTQRLGFWVNLEEAYVTYHKSFVESVWWSLKNLYDRGLLYQGHKIVWWWAQGGTALSSGEVGQGYRKVADPSVFVRFPLLDEENIALLVWTTTPWTLPSNQFAAVHPDLTYATVEDEESGEKLIVAEALVETLAEKAKCKWKVVSTTKGSQLLGKRYQPPFDYYYKSLGDTEGSLKAGGKQHVAWRVVAADFVTTDSGTGVVHQAPAFGEVDYEVLANERARFEEGEGPSLICAVGPDGKFTDEAPDYKGRWVKEADKDISRELKERGVLFLLDQYLHDYPFCWRAEEDPLIQYPRESWFIRTTKFKDQMLANNQQINWLPDHIRDGRFGNFLESNVDWALSRERYWGTPLPIWVCDETGKAEAIASYAELEAKPGAAGFDVWEKAKADNPDLVEDLKIHKPYIDEITYDSPFAEGARMKRVPEVIDCWYDSGAMPFAQWGYPHQGEKHFDAQFPADFISEAIDQTRGWFYSQLAISTLLFGQDEEGKTEPHVYPHPFKNCIVLGLMLGEDGTKMSKSKRNYREPNEIFDKYGADALRWYLYANQPPWTSIRYNEQSIKDSIPEFLLRLWNVFSFFVIYANIDGFEPETSVSDLDKALAGHFVGAKGARPVEERGELDRWILGELNRTIQTVTDRMDAYDNYNACAAINQFVDGLSNWYVRRSRDRFWSKDKESADKLDAYWTLYECLLTTCQVIAPFVPFLSETLWQNLASVFGDKAKTSVHLCDFPAVDESVIDTQLSQRMELLREIASLGRQARMNEKLKVRQPLSKVEVVLADDTHAEWLKSHNSILCEELNVKKIDFTKEADEYINYQIQPNFKRLGPRVGKLMPSVKKVLGQTDAAALLNALQSEGAFTLTIEGEALTFDNEDIQVRLSAKEGWAAAQGKLCVVVLNTELTPELIQEGYVKDIVRMVQDKRKELDLEYTAKIEVAVVTSSDDVQAAVKGHAEYIEGETLATSVGLAAIAGVEPSSTTIADSDVQIYVKPV
- the purN gene encoding phosphoribosylglycinamide formyltransferase, which codes for MTKPATTWSKHTPDNPLKIAVLISGGGTTLRNLLDAIEQDNLPLQVVQVISSSHKAKGMAYAEQGNIPYQVVTVQDHPEIADFSSVIFETCRQAGVELVVMGGFLKQIAVPADFENRVINIHPSLIPSFCGAGYYGIRVHTAVLEYGAKVSGCTAHFVDDHYDHGPIIAQSVVDVLTDDRPEDLAARVFEAECRLYPKTIAAIAEGRVTVSGRTVSVQASN